A region of Streptomyces sp. TG1A-60 DNA encodes the following proteins:
- the cseB gene encoding two-component system response regulator CseB, whose amino-acid sequence MAEQTHVLFVEDDDVIREATQLALERDGFAVTAMPDGLSGLEAFRADRPDIALLDVMVPGLDGVSLCRRIRDESTVPVIMLSARADSIDVVLGLEAGADDYVTKPFDGAVLVARIRAVLRRFGHASGGDAKAEEAGSPGTGGVLTFGELVIDTEGMEVRKAGVPVALTPTEMRLLLEFSSAPGTVLSRDKLLERVWEYGWGGDTRVVDVHVQRLRTKIGQDRIETVRGFGYKLKA is encoded by the coding sequence ATGGCAGAGCAGACCCACGTCCTGTTCGTCGAGGACGACGACGTCATCCGTGAGGCCACCCAGCTCGCGCTGGAACGGGACGGCTTCGCGGTCACGGCCATGCCCGACGGGCTGTCCGGCCTGGAGGCCTTCCGCGCGGACCGGCCCGACATCGCGCTCCTCGACGTCATGGTGCCGGGCCTGGACGGGGTCTCGCTGTGCCGTCGTATCCGTGACGAGTCGACCGTCCCGGTGATCATGCTCTCCGCGCGCGCCGACTCCATCGACGTCGTCCTGGGCCTGGAGGCGGGCGCCGACGACTATGTGACCAAGCCGTTCGACGGCGCGGTGCTGGTCGCCCGGATCCGCGCGGTGCTGCGCCGGTTCGGACACGCGAGCGGTGGCGACGCCAAGGCCGAGGAGGCCGGGTCCCCCGGCACCGGCGGGGTGCTCACCTTCGGTGAACTGGTGATCGACACCGAGGGCATGGAGGTACGGAAGGCCGGGGTACCGGTGGCGCTGACGCCCACCGAGATGCGGCTGCTCCTGGAGTTCTCCTCGGCCCCCGGCACGGTCCTGTCCCGCGACAAGCTGCTCGAACGCGTGTGGGAATACGGCTGGGGCGGCGACACCCGGGTCGTGGACGTCCACGTCCAGCGGCTCCGGACGAAGATCGGCCAGGACCGCATCGAGACGGTTCGCGGCTTCGGCTACAAGCTGAAGGCCTGA
- the cseC gene encoding two-component system sensor histidine kinase CseC: MNMRGIRGERDPEPSRPDDTGAGPDAGGHVGRNAGSRATSHGGGSGVAGRGSGSGAVGVGGHSGVGAAVRSVADRRAGAGLASGVRTGLRWQLSAAIALVGALVAIALSLVVHNAARVSMLDNSRDLADERIQVAQRMYESGRPLKSGAFGVKLDDPDIPKDLLAKVAEGRRATYVSEGENGVPDIWAAVPLKDNRVLSLHTDFTDHSAAVMRDLDQALLIGSIAVVFGGSALGVLIGGQMSRRLRKAAAAAHQVAKGETDVRVQDAIGGVVRDETAELARAVDAMADTLRQRIEAERRVTADIAHELRTPVTGLLTAAELLPPGRPSELVRDRAQAMRTLVEDVLEVARLDGASERAELQDIMLGEFVARRVAAKDAGVRVQIVHESAVTTDPRRLERVLLNLLANAAKHGRPPIEVSVEGRVIRVRDHGPGFPEDLLADGPRRFRTGASDRAGQGHGLGLTIAAGQARVLGARLTFRNVRLAGVPDDVPAEGAVAVLWLPEHAPTNTGSYPMLPLSGDASN; encoded by the coding sequence ATGAACATGAGGGGGATACGAGGCGAGCGGGACCCGGAGCCGTCGCGCCCCGACGACACGGGAGCGGGACCGGACGCCGGCGGACACGTCGGCCGTAACGCGGGATCACGCGCCACCAGCCATGGTGGAGGTTCAGGTGTCGCCGGTCGTGGCAGTGGGTCGGGGGCCGTCGGGGTCGGCGGTCATTCCGGTGTTGGGGCCGCTGTTCGGAGCGTTGCCGATCGCCGGGCCGGCGCAGGGCTCGCCTCGGGCGTGCGGACCGGTCTGCGGTGGCAGTTGAGCGCGGCGATCGCGCTGGTCGGCGCGCTTGTGGCGATCGCGCTCAGCCTGGTCGTGCACAACGCGGCGCGTGTGTCGATGCTCGACAACTCGCGCGACCTCGCCGACGAACGTATCCAGGTCGCCCAGCGCATGTACGAGTCCGGCCGCCCGCTGAAGTCGGGCGCCTTCGGGGTGAAGCTCGACGACCCCGACATCCCGAAGGACCTGCTGGCCAAGGTCGCGGAGGGCCGCCGGGCCACGTACGTGTCCGAGGGCGAGAACGGCGTGCCCGACATATGGGCGGCGGTCCCGCTGAAGGATAACCGCGTCCTGTCGCTGCACACCGACTTCACCGACCACAGCGCCGCCGTGATGAGGGACCTCGACCAGGCCCTGCTGATCGGTTCGATCGCGGTCGTCTTCGGCGGCTCGGCCCTCGGTGTGCTCATCGGCGGCCAGATGTCCCGTCGGCTGCGCAAGGCGGCAGCCGCCGCGCACCAGGTGGCGAAGGGCGAGACGGACGTACGTGTGCAGGACGCGATCGGCGGTGTCGTGCGCGACGAGACCGCCGAGCTGGCGCGGGCCGTGGACGCCATGGCGGACACCCTGCGGCAGCGCATCGAGGCGGAGCGCCGGGTGACGGCGGACATCGCCCACGAGCTGCGGACCCCGGTGACCGGCCTGCTGACGGCCGCGGAACTGCTCCCCCCGGGCCGCCCCTCCGAACTGGTCCGGGACCGGGCCCAGGCGATGCGCACCCTCGTGGAGGACGTACTGGAGGTGGCCCGGCTCGACGGGGCCTCCGAGCGGGCCGAGCTGCAGGACATCATGCTGGGCGAGTTCGTGGCCCGGCGGGTGGCGGCGAAGGACGCGGGGGTACGCGTACAGATCGTGCACGAGTCGGCGGTGACGACGGACCCCCGCCGCCTCGAACGCGTCCTCCTCAACCTCCTGGCCAACGCGGCGAAGCACGGCAGACCACCGATCGAGGTGTCCGTCGAGGGCCGTGTCATCCGGGTCCGCGACCACGGCCCCGGTTTCCCCGAGGACCTTCTCGCCGACGGCCCCCGCCGATTCCGCACCGGCGCCTCCGACCGCGCCGGCCAGGGCCACGGCCTCGGTCTCACCATCGCCGCCGGGCAGGCCCGTGTCCTCGGCGCCCGCCTCACCTTCCGCAACGTCCGCCTGGCCGGAGTCCCGGACGACGTACCGGCGGAGGGCGCGGTCGCCGTGCTCTGGCTCCCGGAACACGCCCCCACGAACACGGGAAGCTACCCGATGCTGCCGCTCTCGGGCGACGCTTCGAACTGA
- a CDS encoding M23 family metallopeptidase translates to MSQRVRTPRSRMSQLRVRAAVVAVGVGVSGVLGAGAAVAAGAQASGAVQAAGTGTVQAAAAKKAASWVSPVKGYKLSARFAQAGNLWSAKHSGQDFAVKSGTAVVAAHGGTVVKAGGNGAGDGPAYGNAVVIKHGNGTFSQYAHLLKVNVKAGQIVKTGQRIALSGNTGNSSGPHLHFEIRTTAKYGSAVDPVAFLRTKGVTI, encoded by the coding sequence ATGTCGCAGCGTGTTCGCACTCCCCGTTCCCGTATGTCCCAGCTCCGTGTCCGGGCGGCCGTGGTGGCCGTCGGGGTGGGGGTCTCGGGTGTGCTGGGGGCCGGAGCCGCGGTGGCCGCCGGTGCTCAGGCCTCGGGTGCCGTGCAGGCCGCGGGTACCGGCACCGTCCAGGCCGCCGCCGCCAAGAAGGCGGCCTCCTGGGTCAGCCCCGTCAAGGGCTACAAGCTGAGCGCGCGGTTCGCGCAGGCCGGGAACCTGTGGTCCGCCAAGCACAGCGGCCAGGACTTCGCCGTCAAGAGCGGTACGGCGGTCGTCGCCGCGCACGGCGGGACCGTCGTGAAGGCCGGCGGCAACGGCGCCGGTGACGGTCCGGCGTACGGCAACGCCGTCGTCATCAAGCACGGCAACGGCACGTTCTCGCAGTACGCCCACCTCCTGAAGGTCAACGTGAAGGCCGGCCAGATCGTCAAGACCGGGCAGCGCATAGCCCTCTCCGGCAACACCGGCAACTCCAGCGGGCCGCACCTGCACTTCGAGATCCGTACGACCGCGAAATACGGCTCCGCCGTCGACCCGGTCGCCTTCCTCCGCACCAAGGGCGTCACCATCTGA
- a CDS encoding ATP-dependent Clp protease ATP-binding subunit — protein sequence MFERFTDRARRVVVLAQEEARMLNHNYIGTEHILLGLIHEGEGVAAKALESLGISLEAVRQQVEEIIGQGQQAPSGHIPFTPRAKKVLELSLREALQLGHNYIGTEHILLGLIREGEGVAAQVLVKLGADLNRVRQQVIQLLSGYQGKETATAGGPAEGTPSTSLVLDQFGRNLTQAARESKLDPVIGREKEIERVMQVLSRRTKNNPVLIGEPGVGKTAVVEGLAQAIVKGEVPETLKDKHLYTLDLGALVAGSRYRGDFEERLKKVLKEIRTRGDIILFIDELHTLVGAGAAEGAIDAASILKPMLARGELQTIGATTLDEYRKHLEKDAALERRFQPIQVAEPSLPHTIEILKGLRDRYEAHHRVSITDEALVQAATLADRYISDRFLPDKAIDLIDEAGSRMRIRRMTAPPDLREFDEKIAGVRRDKESAIDSQDFEKAASLRDKEKQLLAAKAKREKEWKAGDMDVVAEVDGELIAEVLATATGIPVFKLTEEESSRLLRMEDELHKRVIGQVDAVKALSKAIRRTRAGLKDPKRPGGSFIFAGPSGVGKTELSKALAEFLFGDEDALISLDMSEFSEKHTVSRLFGSPPGYVGYEEGGQLTEKVRRKPFSVVLFDEVEKAHPDIFNSLLQILEDGRLTDSQGRVVDFKNTVIIMTTNLGTRDISKGFNLGFAASGDKKSNYERMKNKVSDELKQHFRPEFLNRVDDVVVFPQLTQADILAIVDLMVGKVDERLKDRDMGIELSPSAKELLSRKGYDPVLGARPLRRTIQREIEDSLSEKILFGELRPGHIVVVDTEGEGDDRTFTFRGEEKAALPDVPPIEQAAGGAGPNLSKDA from the coding sequence ATGTTCGAGAGGTTCACCGACCGCGCGCGGCGGGTTGTCGTCCTGGCTCAGGAAGAAGCCCGGATGCTCAACCACAACTACATCGGCACCGAGCACATTCTCCTGGGCCTGATCCACGAGGGTGAGGGTGTCGCCGCTAAGGCCCTGGAGAGCCTCGGGATTTCGCTCGAGGCGGTCCGCCAGCAGGTGGAGGAGATCATCGGGCAGGGGCAGCAGGCCCCGTCCGGCCACATCCCCTTCACCCCCCGTGCCAAGAAGGTCCTGGAGCTGTCGCTCCGCGAGGCCCTTCAGCTGGGCCACAACTACATCGGCACGGAGCACATCCTGCTCGGCCTGATCCGTGAGGGCGAGGGCGTCGCCGCCCAGGTCCTGGTCAAGCTGGGCGCTGATCTCAACCGCGTGCGGCAGCAGGTGATCCAGCTGCTCTCCGGTTACCAGGGCAAGGAGACCGCCACCGCCGGCGGCCCCGCAGAGGGCACCCCCTCGACGTCCCTGGTCCTCGACCAGTTCGGCCGGAACCTCACCCAGGCCGCCCGTGAGTCCAAGCTCGACCCGGTCATCGGGCGCGAGAAGGAGATCGAGCGGGTCATGCAGGTGCTGTCCCGCCGCACCAAGAACAACCCGGTCCTGATCGGTGAGCCCGGCGTCGGCAAGACCGCCGTCGTCGAGGGCCTGGCGCAGGCCATCGTCAAGGGCGAGGTGCCCGAGACCCTCAAGGACAAGCACCTCTACACCCTCGACCTGGGCGCGCTGGTCGCCGGCTCCCGCTACCGCGGTGACTTCGAGGAGCGCCTGAAGAAGGTCCTCAAGGAGATCCGGACCCGCGGCGACATCATCCTGTTCATCGACGAGCTCCACACGCTGGTCGGTGCGGGTGCCGCCGAGGGCGCCATCGACGCGGCCTCCATCCTGAAGCCGATGCTGGCCCGCGGTGAGCTGCAGACCATCGGCGCCACCACGCTGGACGAGTACCGCAAGCACCTGGAGAAGGACGCGGCCCTGGAGCGCCGCTTCCAGCCCATCCAGGTCGCCGAGCCCTCGCTCCCGCACACCATCGAGATCCTCAAGGGCCTGCGCGACCGGTACGAGGCGCATCACCGCGTCTCGATCACGGACGAGGCCCTGGTCCAGGCGGCCACGCTGGCCGACCGGTACATCTCGGACCGCTTCCTGCCGGACAAGGCGATCGACCTGATCGACGAGGCCGGTTCGCGGATGCGTATCCGCCGGATGACCGCTCCGCCGGACCTCCGCGAGTTCGACGAGAAGATCGCCGGTGTCCGCCGGGACAAGGAGTCCGCGATCGACTCGCAGGACTTCGAGAAGGCCGCCTCCCTCCGCGACAAGGAGAAGCAGCTCCTGGCCGCCAAGGCCAAGCGGGAGAAGGAGTGGAAGGCCGGCGACATGGACGTCGTCGCCGAGGTCGACGGCGAGCTGATCGCCGAGGTCCTCGCGACCGCCACCGGCATCCCGGTCTTCAAGCTGACGGAGGAGGAGTCCTCGCGTCTGCTCCGCATGGAGGACGAGCTCCACAAGCGGGTCATCGGCCAGGTCGACGCCGTCAAGGCGCTGTCGAAGGCGATCCGCCGTACGCGCGCGGGCCTCAAGGACCCCAAGCGCCCCGGTGGTTCCTTCATCTTCGCCGGCCCGTCCGGTGTCGGTAAGACCGAGCTGTCCAAGGCGCTCGCCGAGTTCCTCTTCGGTGACGAGGACGCGCTGATCTCCCTCGACATGTCGGAGTTCAGCGAGAAGCACACGGTGTCGCGTCTCTTCGGTTCGCCCCCCGGATACGTGGGCTACGAAGAGGGCGGCCAGCTGACCGAGAAGGTCCGCCGCAAGCCGTTCTCCGTCGTCCTCTTCGACGAGGTCGAGAAGGCCCACCCGGACATCTTCAACTCGCTGCTGCAGATCCTGGAGGACGGTCGCCTGACCGACTCCCAGGGCCGGGTCGTGGACTTCAAGAACACGGTCATCATCATGACGACCAACCTCGGCACCCGGGACATCTCCAAGGGCTTCAACCTGGGCTTCGCGGCCTCGGGCGACAAGAAGTCCAACTACGAGCGCATGAAGAACAAGGTCTCGGACGAGCTGAAGCAGCACTTCCGGCCCGAGTTCCTCAACCGCGTCGACGACGTGGTCGTCTTCCCGCAGCTGACGCAGGCCGACATCCTCGCGATCGTCGACCTGATGGTCGGCAAGGTCGACGAGCGCCTGAAGGACCGGGACATGGGCATCGAGCTCTCCCCGTCCGCCAAGGAACTGCTCTCCAGGAAGGGTTACGACCCCGTGCTGGGCGCCCGGCCGCTGCGCCGGACCATCCAGCGCGAGATCGAGGACAGCCTCTCCGAGAAGATCCTCTTCGGCGAGCTGCGCCCCGGCCACATCGTGGTCGTGGACACCGAGGGCGAGGGCGACGACAGGACCTTCACCTTCCGGGGTGAGGAGAAGGCGGCGCTGCCGGACGTCCCGCCGATCGAGCAGGCGGCGGGTGGCGCCGGGCCCAACCTGAGCAAGGACGCGTAA
- a CDS encoding SCO3374 family protein, with protein MTIVPLPRRPLDRSDASGDIRCDAVRHWYENDLGWATVPGTPVHLLTGLRFDVLDAPAEAGIAALRHLGPVPGPGSPVALHGARMRILVAAGSAEELPGLLQWLDWGGLDLDLAAVGTGGHMAAPTPRGGAGRLGDARRAAGSQGAAAWLRPPEPGREVESSLPTMSALGGGEGAPDLVRVVDTVATHCHRVRLRHTSTGPSECQPLAFS; from the coding sequence ATGACCATCGTCCCCCTTCCCCGCCGTCCGCTCGACCGGAGCGACGCCTCGGGCGACATCCGGTGCGACGCGGTGCGGCACTGGTACGAGAACGATCTCGGTTGGGCGACCGTGCCCGGGACGCCCGTACATCTCCTTACGGGCCTGCGCTTCGATGTGCTCGACGCGCCGGCGGAAGCGGGGATCGCGGCGCTCAGGCACCTGGGCCCGGTCCCGGGGCCCGGCTCGCCGGTGGCCCTGCACGGAGCGCGGATGCGGATCCTCGTCGCGGCGGGCAGCGCCGAGGAGCTGCCGGGGCTGCTGCAGTGGCTGGACTGGGGCGGCCTCGACCTGGACCTCGCAGCCGTCGGAACGGGCGGTCACATGGCGGCGCCGACGCCTCGGGGCGGGGCCGGAAGGCTCGGGGACGCGCGTCGGGCAGCCGGATCACAGGGGGCCGCCGCGTGGTTGCGGCCCCCCGAGCCGGGGCGCGAGGTGGAATCCTCGCTGCCGACGATGTCGGCGTTGGGGGGCGGTGAGGGCGCCCCCGACCTCGTACGGGTGGTGGACACGGTGGCGACGCACTGCCACCGCGTCCGGCTGCGGCACACGAGCACCGGGCCGTCGGAGTGTCAGCCGTTGGCCTTCTCGTAG
- a CDS encoding Lsr2 family protein, with protein MAQKVQVLLVDDLDGGEADETVTFALDGKTYEIDLTTANADKLRGLLEPYAKGGRRTGGRASGGRGKARAASGGSQDTAAIRAWAKENGYEVNDRGRVPASIREAYEKANG; from the coding sequence GTGGCACAGAAGGTTCAGGTCCTTCTTGTCGACGACCTCGACGGCGGCGAGGCGGACGAGACCGTGACGTTCGCGCTGGACGGCAAGACGTACGAGATCGATCTCACGACCGCCAACGCGGACAAGCTTCGCGGTCTTCTCGAGCCCTATGCCAAGGGTGGTCGGCGTACCGGGGGCCGTGCTTCGGGCGGGCGCGGCAAGGCCCGTGCCGCTTCCGGCGGCAGCCAGGACACCGCGGCCATCCGCGCCTGGGCGAAGGAGAACGGCTACGAGGTCAACGACCGCGGCCGCGTCCCCGCCTCCATCCGCGAGGCCTACGAGAAGGCCAACGGCTGA
- a CDS encoding amino-acid N-acetyltransferase: MSATSPEATTKAITVRRARTSDVPHVRRLLDSYVQRRILLDKATVTLYEDIQEFWVAERGAGSGAEVVGCGALHVMWEDLAEVRTLAVDPDTKGLGVGHQLLEKLLHTARWLGVRRVFCLTFEVGFFAKHGFVEIGETPVDTDVYAELLRSYDEGVAEFLGLERVKPNTLGNSRMLLHL, translated from the coding sequence ATGTCAGCAACGAGTCCCGAAGCCACCACGAAAGCCATCACCGTCAGGCGGGCTCGGACCAGCGATGTCCCGCACGTGCGTCGCCTCCTCGACTCGTACGTCCAGCGCCGCATCCTGCTCGACAAAGCGACGGTGACGCTTTACGAGGACATCCAGGAGTTCTGGGTCGCGGAACGGGGCGCCGGCTCCGGCGCGGAGGTCGTCGGTTGTGGGGCGCTGCACGTGATGTGGGAAGACCTCGCGGAAGTCCGCACTCTCGCGGTGGACCCGGACACCAAGGGGCTCGGCGTCGGGCACCAGTTGCTGGAGAAGTTGCTGCACACCGCTCGCTGGCTGGGTGTTCGCCGGGTTTTCTGTCTGACCTTCGAAGTCGGGTTCTTCGCGAAGCACGGCTTCGTGGAGATCGGCGAGACTCCGGTCGACACCGATGTCTACGCGGAGCTGCTGCGTTCCTATGACGAGGGCGTCGCGGAGTTCCTCGGTCTCGAACGAGTGAAACCGAACACCTTGGGCAACAGCCGGATGCTTCTGCATCTGTGA
- a CDS encoding BlaI/MecI/CopY family transcriptional regulator, translating into MPRPLGELEDAVMTRVWKWNRPVTVREVLEDLQRERSIAYTTVMTVLDNLHQKGWVRREAEGRAYRYEAVSTRAAYAAALMNEAWSQSDNPAAALVAFFGMMSEEQRQALTDAVRIVQGPEAVKPEPAAPAAPAAETVGESVESSGETQETPGESPDRPGR; encoded by the coding sequence GTGCCTCGCCCCTTGGGAGAACTCGAAGACGCGGTCATGACGCGGGTGTGGAAGTGGAACCGCCCGGTCACCGTTCGAGAAGTCCTGGAAGACCTGCAGCGGGAACGGTCCATCGCGTACACCACGGTGATGACCGTTCTGGACAATCTCCATCAGAAGGGCTGGGTGCGCCGTGAGGCGGAAGGCCGGGCCTATCGATATGAGGCGGTCTCCACCCGTGCCGCCTACGCCGCCGCACTGATGAACGAAGCCTGGTCGCAGAGCGACAACCCCGCCGCCGCTCTCGTCGCCTTCTTCGGGATGATGAGCGAGGAACAGCGCCAGGCGCTCACCGACGCCGTACGCATCGTGCAAGGCCCCGAGGCCGTCAAACCCGAACCGGCCGCGCCCGCCGCCCCGGCCGCCGAAACCGTCGGCGAATCCGTCGAATCGTCCGGCGAAACACAGGAGACCCCCGGCGAATCCCCGGATCGCCCCGGGCGATAG